The genomic window aattaagaaaatatatagaTGGGAACAACATTAAACTTGTCATCTTCAAGTTAAGTTGGAAATCATGTTGGTGCCAGGACCATGATCACCCCCACTGGGCGTTTTACATACATGATCATCATCAGATTTAGAtgcttttaaaacaaattttgttGCCTGTAGTTCATCAACATATTTAGTTGATCGTTAGCCAAACATTTACTTATACATATGTACCATTTATATacatatcttatatatatatatatatattaatattatacacACAAAGAGAGAAATAGAAGTTGAAAGAAATCGAGAAGaaacacaattaatttaaaactttaatactatgttaatttactaattatgatatatatatatatatatatatatgatatgttgAGGTAATAACTCCATGTATATGTACATCCTGACATgacttatttgtattttattgataagATGTATATAATTGCAAAGAGAGAGAACTAAGAGGGATTACCATGATACTATGCACATATGATGATAAGTTAacaaacatgcatgcatgcaaataaAAGACAAATCACAACCCAAAGCTAGCAGTACGTGGTGCGCACACACATAgatacatatatgtgtgtgtgtgtgtgagaaaaACATTAACACACAGAAAATAACAAAGCAAACATATAGATGGGAACAACATAAAATTGTCTTCTTCAAGTTGAGGTGGAAAACTAACCGCTAATTTTAGGAGTATTTGGATCGTAACTGGGATTTTCATTTGTAGCAACACCAGATGTTCCTAAAACAAATTCTCTTGCCTGTTGTTCATCCACATATTCAGTTGCTCATTAGCCAAACATGATATTAATTTGTactttgttgagttttatttacaaattttaaatatatatatatctcctttCATCACGAGTTTAGTAGTAtgtaaaaagataaacaaacatctcaaatatgtatttattacaataaaatataaataaaaatgaatttttattaaataaaatagaggGTTTATTCTAAAATTCTGTTTAATACCTCTAGTTACCTTAAGCCGCCCTTGCTTCATTATTATCCttctgtgtgtgtatatatatatatatgtatatatacaactTTTTTCTAAGAAAATGTGGATACAAATAGATCTTCTACAAATAGATCTTCCAtctatgatgaagaagatgaataaaTATCTTGCATGCTATGGAAATATGTTCAATGGATGCAATATAAGTTATATAaccagataaaaataaaataaactaaaaatatatataattgcggtttggtttttttccttttgatattctactatagttttattttattttattttaatttattatatatattttcgcATTAATAGAATTAGAATTTGTTTCTGATCTCATGCTGGTTGCTGTGacacttttttgttttaatgaaacaagatgcttaaaaattgttattatgtaaacatctaaaataaaattgaataataataaaaagaataagacaAATATGATCACTTTAATCTTGCTTCATTGGATGAATATTTGTTGGTTAGATTGAATTCTAGTGAATTGTTTGATATTCATAGCAGCTTTGAATAGTTTTATAGCTTATAACAAATCATGACTTTGTTTACTTTTGTCAAAACAATCCAAAGTTAGAGAGCTAACTTAAACAAGGATCTTgatttccaatatatatatattttttatttctcctttaTTTTATCCATATGTGAGGATGTAATTTTGTGtgaattattgttaaaattattgttaaaattattatttatcatcattttaCTTTGCTTGAATtgctcaaattattttttatcacttttataTGTATGACATATTCTTTAAGGTTTCTGAGTAATGTATGAGTTGAGTTTGTGTTTCATGTAATCATggataaaacataataaaaaaatttaaagtatagAATCTACAtaatcattatatttttttcacccTATTTTTTGTAGAATACATATTTGTAATTATACAAGTGAAAGTTTTTAAATATAGCAACAAAGGTAACCATCACAAATGCATACATAAAATCAagcacatatattttatatttatataagatacAGAAAAACTTTTCAAAGAGATGCACTCATTTAATTTCTCAACTtggtattttcttttgttgatttctTTATTGAGTTCAAGTATTGAGCATAATTAACTTatcatcattaaaaatttattttttttatattatttttttaaataaattgtggtttatccactcataaaaaaaaatattttaagtgtCTCCCATTAGAGTATTCAAGGGCAACAAGAAtgaacttaattatttattattattattactattagagaaattatttatatcatttcaTATCTCCAAAACAAGTCATTCCTTTTTCTCACACCTTCTTTCAATACTTTTGATTGAAATACCCATTAGCGTTATTGAAcaagaaactaaaatattaaatataaaaaatatattaaacaaaaatgttacatattaaatgaaaattatgtaGTTACACGTAAATAcgcaatattaaataaaaaatatacttaataaacAGAAAGTACATTTCGTAAGCGGGCCagaattagattttttaaataaattaatttgacGGAAAGAGTTGCAGAgactgaaaaataattaaactgaGAAAAGAGAAACTATCGGAGAACTTGGAATGTCAAAGGAATTATAgggatatttgaaaagttgcaaggaataataaataattttttcttattattatatattttatattacattatatttatGAGTACAAGTCCTTAATTAATACTACATATTACACACCAAATAAAAGGCAAATCACAACCAAGAGCTAGCAGTACGTGGTGCACACACacagatacatatatatatatatatatatatatatatatatagagaacaACATTAACACATTGAAAATAACCAAGTAAAAATGTAGATGAGAACAACATTAAACTTGTCTTCTTCAAGTTGAGCTGGaaaactaattattaatttCAGGGTCCTTATTGTGACTGGGGTTTTCATTTGTAGCAACACCATATGCTTCTAAAACACATTCTCTTGCCTGTTGTTCATCAACATATTCaaacacaattaatttaaaactttaatactATGTTAGTTTATTAATCatgatatatatgatatgtTGGGTAATAACTCAATCTCTATGTACATCCTGatatgatttattcatattttatttataatatatatatatatatatatttgctgaGAGAGAGAAAATTAAGAGGGATTACCGTGTTAATTTGCAGAGTTCCAACCTTCCTTTCTGCAATGACTTCAATCTCTAAAGagcagaaaaacaaaaacaaaagtgacTTTCAGATATTAGAAAAATCTTAATACTAAAATCCTATGCACATATGACGATAAGTTGACAAACATACATGCATGCAAATAAAAGACAAATCACAACCAAGAGCTAGTGGTACGTggtgcacacacacacacacacaaatatatatatatatatatatatgagaacaaCATTAACACAAAGAAAATAACCATGCAAACACATAGATGGGAACAACATTAAACTTGTCTTCTTAAAGTTGAGCTGAAATACTAACCATTAATTTTAGGAGTATTTGGATCGTAACTGAGCTTTTCATTTGTAGCAACACCAGATGCTTCTAAAACAAATTCTATTGCCTGTCGTTCATCAACATATTTAGTTGCTCATTAGCCAAacattcaattatatatatacatatccatTTATACAAATatcttttatacatatatatattatacagagagaaagaaagtatatatattatacaaagagagagaaagagaaatagaaGCTGTAAGCactcaagaagaaaaacaattaatttaaaactttaatactATGTTAATTTACTAATCATGATATATTTGATATGTTGGGTAATAATTCAatctctatatatgtatatcccgACATGACttattcatatatacatatatttatatatatatatatatatatatatgcagagagagagagagagagagagagagagagagagaattaagAGGAATTACCGTGTTAATTTGCAGAGTTCCAACATTCTTTTCTGCAATGACTTCAGTCtctgaaaaacataaaaacaaaaacaaaagtaactTTCAGATGTTAGAAAAATCTTAATACTAAAATACTATGCACATATGATGATAAGTCGACAAACATGCTTGCATACATATAAAAGACAAATTAATCACAACCAAGAGTAAGCAGTACGTGGtgcgcacacacacatatacatttatatacatacatacatatgtatgtatgtatgtatgagaACAACATTAACACACAGAAAATAACCATGCAAACATATAGATGGGAACAACATTAAACTTGTCTTCTTCAAGTTGAGCTGTAAAACTAACCATTAGTTTTAGGAGTGCATTTATCGTCACTGGGATTTTCATTTGTAGCAACACCAGATGCTCCTAAAACAAATTCTCTTACCTGTTTTTCATCAACATATTCAGTTGCTCATTAGCCAAACattcacctatatatatatatatatatatatacatatacatcacacacacacacacacacacagagaaaTAGAAGCTGTAAGCACTCGAGAAGAAACACgattaatttaaaactttaaaactaTGTTAATTTACTAACCatgatatatatgatatgtTGGGTAATAACTCAATTTATGTACATCCTGGCATgacttaatcatatgttgtttataatatatatatatatatatatatatatatatatatatatttgcagagagaaagagataacTCAATTTATGTACATCCTGGCATgacttaatcatatgttgtttataatatatatatgtatatgtatatatatatatttgcagagagaaagagaaaattaaGAGGGATTACCATGTTAATCTCCAGagtttcaacattcttttctgcAATGACTTcaatttctaaaaacaaataaaaaacacaaacaaaaataaatttcagaTATTAGAAAAATCCTAAAACTAAAATACTATGCACACATGATGATAAGTTGAcaaatatacatgcatgcatacatgaataatgaatgaattaatgatGACCTTGTTTTCAACcccacacacacatatatataatatttatgagtACAAGTCCTTAATCAATACTACATATTACACACCAAATAAAAGACAAATCACAATTACACGCTAGCAGCACATGGTGCACACACacagatacatatatatatatatatatatatatatgagaacaaCATAAACACACAGAAAATAACCAAGCAAACATATAGATGGGAACAATATTAAACTTGTCTTCTTCAAGTTGAGGTAGAAAATTAACCATTAGTTTTAGGAGTGCATTTATCGTAACTGGGATTTTCATTTGTAGCAACACCAGATGCTCCTAAAACAAATTCTCTTGCCTGTTGTTCATCAACATATTCAGTTGCTCATTAGCCAAACATTcgcttatatatatagatatatatcaattaatacacatatcttttatacatatatattaacaatggtggaactagaaacaaaattaaaggggtgttgaattcaaatttaaaaaaaaattataaattttaaacaattatattaattcaaacttgagaatataacaataatctatataaaatatacttatattaaaGAATTTTGGGTTAAGtgtaaaaaatttatcatatttacataattaacaattaactcaactaacaatgaaaaattaaagtaataaataatacaattagacaaaaacttaatgcaaattcataatttaatgaataatcaaaatttttacagCAATTactcaaacaaatatttaacaattttttaattacaataatttgcaCAATAAATTcttcataacaaataacaaaacaaatatcacatattttttcacaaaaaaataactaaacaatcaatgaaacaaattaaattagatatataagttcaataaaaaatatatttaaaatataaaatttaaaaacaaaaaattattatgaagaCATGTTTCACTAcccatattatattattatttattattttcattcaacattaattttatctgatataataaatttattatttttatttaatttattttacataGCGTGGgtgaaatttacaaaaaaaaaattaaagagcgAACTATAcgtatatatgaattataattgttattatactattactttttacattaatattcttagaaaattgataattataaattgataagttcaataaaaatatatttaacatataaaatttaaaaacaaaaaaatattatgaaaatacaTGTTCAACtacccatatatatattatattattatttattattatcactaaacatcaattttatctaacataataattttattatttttacttaatttattttaaatattttggtcgaattttaaaaataataataaagagataactatatgtatatgaattataattgttaatattttaattatatatatataaacctttcCATGGGCCgggccaagggggtgctcaagcacaccCCTACCCCCTCTCCTTCCgcttataaattatttatatcataCACACACGTAGAGAAATAGAAGCCATAAGCACCAgagaagaaacacaaataatttaaaactttaatactATGTTAATTTAGTAATCatgatatatatgatatgtTGTATAATAACTCAATCTCTATGTACATCCTGCTATGActtattcatattattattattattattattattattattattattattattatatatatatatatatatatatatgtatttgcgGAGAGAGAGAATTAAGAAAGATAACCATGTTAATCTGCAGagattcaacatttttttctgCAAGGACTTCCgtctct from Dioscorea cayenensis subsp. rotundata cultivar TDr96_F1 unplaced genomic scaffold, TDr96_F1_v2_PseudoChromosome.rev07_lg8_w22 25.fasta BLBR01001237.1, whole genome shotgun sequence includes these protein-coding regions:
- the LOC120255906 gene encoding uncharacterized protein LOC120255906 isoform X2 — encoded protein: MSYTMGKQDTEIIVEKNEVGTLQINTAREFVLGASGVATNENPSDDKCTPKTKETEVLAEKNVESLQINMAREFVLGASGVATNENPSYDKCTPKTNEIEVIAEKNVETLEINMVREFVLGASGVATNENPSDDKCTPKTNETEVIAEKNVGTLQINTAIEFVLEASGVATNEKLSYDPNTPKINEIEVIAERKVGTLQINTARECVLEAYGVATNENPSHNKDPEINN
- the LOC120255906 gene encoding uncharacterized protein LOC120255906 isoform X1: MSYTMGKQDTEIIVEKNEVGTLQINTAREIVLGASGVATNENLNYDKCTPETNETEVIAEKNIETLQINTAREFVLGASGVATNENPSDDKCTPKTKETEVLAEKNVESLQINMAREFVLGASGVATNENPSYDKCTPKTNEIEVIAEKNVETLEINMVREFVLGASGVATNENPSDDKCTPKTNETEVIAEKNVGTLQINTAIEFVLEASGVATNEKLSYDPNTPKINEIEVIAERKVGTLQINTARECVLEAYGVATNENPSHNKDPEINN
- the LOC120255906 gene encoding uncharacterized protein LOC120255906 isoform X4, whose translation is MSYTMGKQDTEIIVEKNEVGTLQINTAREIVLGASGVATNENLNYDKCTPETNETEVIAEKNIETLQINTAREFVLGASGVATNENPSDDKCTPKTKETEVLAEKNVESLQINMAREFVLGASGVATNENPSYDKCTPKTNEIEVIAEKNVETLEINMVREFVLGASGVATNENPSDDKCTPKTNETEVIAEKNVGTLQINTARECVLEAYGVATNENPSHNKDPEINN
- the LOC120255906 gene encoding uncharacterized protein LOC120255906 isoform X3, which codes for MSYTMGKQDTEIIVEKNEVGTLQINTAREIVLGASGVATNENLNYDKCTPETNETEVIAEKNIETLQINTAREFVLGASGVATNENPSDDKCTPKTKETEVLAEKNVESLQINMAREFVLGASGVATNENPSYDKCTPKTNETEVIAEKNVGTLQINTAIEFVLEASGVATNEKLSYDPNTPKINEIEVIAERKVGTLQINTARECVLEAYGVATNENPSHNKDPEINN
- the LOC120255906 gene encoding uncharacterized protein LOC120255906 isoform X5 produces the protein MSYTMGKQDTEIIVEKNEVGTLQINTAREIVLGASGVATNENLNYDKCTPETNETEVIAEKNIETLQINTAREFVLGASGVATNENPSDDKCTPKTKETEVLAEKNVESLQINMAREFVLGASGVATNENPSYDKCTPKTNEIEVIAEKNVETLEINMVREFVLGASGVATNENPSDDKCTPKTNEIEVIAERKVGTLQINTARECVLEAYGVATNENPSHNKDPEINN
- the LOC120255906 gene encoding uncharacterized protein LOC120255906 isoform X6, coding for MSYTMGKQDTEIIVEKNEVGTLQINTAREIVLGASGVATNENLNYDKCTPETNETEVIAEKNIETLQINTAREFVLGASGVATNENPSDDKCTPKTKETEVLAEKNVESLQINMAREFVLGASGVATNENPSYDKCTPKTNEIEVIAEKNVETLEINMVREFVLGASGVATNENPSDDKCTPKTNETEVIAEKNVGTLQINTRLKSLQKGRLELCKLTRQENVF